The following are from one region of the Veillonella nakazawae genome:
- a CDS encoding transposase: protein MRYSYEFKRKAIELFHQGEWPETPTGVLPHTFHDQIRKWAKQEMFNGPEINKHRIDNQRWSPEKKYELVCQVLFGKSIRSVSVMAGINTGQLYQWVHKYKTLGYNGLINKPKGRPPKDCKMKVPKTISPRKLKESEYEELVRLRAENAYIKAENEVIKKEIALREEKEAARLKAKKQRSSKCSANKAIN from the coding sequence ATGAGATATAGTTATGAATTTAAAAGAAAAGCAATTGAATTATTTCATCAAGGTGAATGGCCAGAGACACCAACCGGAGTATTGCCGCATACTTTTCATGATCAAATAAGAAAATGGGCTAAACAAGAAATGTTTAATGGTCCAGAAATCAATAAGCATCGTATAGATAATCAACGTTGGTCTCCAGAGAAGAAATATGAATTAGTATGCCAAGTATTATTTGGAAAATCCATACGTTCTGTATCTGTTATGGCTGGAATTAATACTGGACAGCTGTATCAATGGGTTCATAAATACAAAACTTTGGGATACAATGGTCTTATAAATAAACCTAAAGGACGACCACCAAAGGATTGCAAAATGAAAGTACCTAAGACTATCTCACCTCGAAAGCTCAAAGAAAGTGAATATGAGGAACTAGTTCGCTTACGAGCTGAAAATGCTTATATTAAAGCTGAAAATGAAGTCATAAAAAAAGAGATTGCCTTGAGAGAAGAAAAAGAGGCTGCGCGACTCAAGGCGAAAAAGCAGCGATCATCAAAATGCTCCGCCAACAAGGCTATCAACTAA